A genomic window from Punica granatum isolate Tunisia-2019 chromosome 2, ASM765513v2, whole genome shotgun sequence includes:
- the LOC116194387 gene encoding delta-like protein 3: MNMAASKDLLFVVLLAAVLPQHLPPSVGNFLPPLLSPLPEDLCKGMECGKGSCKVSGNITHPYECECEAGWKQFQNLKFLPCVIPNCSLDSSCTKGQPSIQEKSHAANESVFNPCHWADCGGGSCNRTSPLSYNCLCDEGYYNLLNVSVFPCFKQCAIGLDCLRLGIPSSNKSTVSPNVADSGANDASSLVQGCPPWPIILTILLGMLQWI; this comes from the exons ATGAACATGGCGGCCTCGAAGGATCTGTTGTTTGTTGTCCTATTAGCTGCTGTTCTTCCTCAACACCTGCCTCCTTCAGTTGGGAATTTCTTGCCCCCCCTCCTCTCGCCTTTACCAG AGGATTTGTGCAAAGGAATGGAATGTGGGAAAGGGAGTTGCAAGGTCTCCGGCAACATTACTCACCCTTACGAGTGCGAGTGCGAGGCAGGCTGGAAGCAGTTTCAGAATCTCAAGTTCCTCCCCTGTGTCATCCCTAACT GCTCGCTTGATAGCTCGTGTACGAAAGGCCAACCCAGCATACAGGAGAAATCTCATGCAGCCAATGAGTCTGTCTTTAACC CTTGTCATTGGGCCGATTGCGGAGGCGGGTCTTGCAACAGGACATCGCCCCTTTCATACAATTGTCTGTGTGACGAGGGCTACTACAATCTCCTGAATGTTAGTGTCTTCCCATGCTTCAAACAAT GTGCCATTGGATTGGATTGCTTAAGGCTCGGGATTCCGTCCTCGAATAAATCTACTGTATCGCCTAATGTTGCAGACAGTGGTGCAAACGATG CAAGCTCACTCGTGCAAGGATGTCCTCCGTGGCCGATCATCTTGACGATACTTCTCGGCATGCTTCAGTGGATTTAG